In Humulus lupulus chromosome 7, drHumLupu1.1, whole genome shotgun sequence, the following are encoded in one genomic region:
- the LOC133791035 gene encoding small RNA-binding protein 11, chloroplastic-like, with the protein MEANMPKRLTQLFVSRLSSFTTNERFKKLFSPFGSITEARLVMDSRTQRPKGFGFVTFESEVEAQKALKAMNGRIVDGRLIFVEVAHAKLPGEDASSS; encoded by the exons ATGGAAGCAAACATGCCCAAGAGATTAACCCAGCTTTTTGTCAGCA GATTATCATCGTTCACCACAAATGAACGCTTCAAGAAGTTATTCTCTCCTTTTGGGTCAATCACAGAAG CTAGGTTAGTTATGGACTCAAGAACTCAAAGGCCTAAAGGTTTCGGATTTGTGACGTTTGAATCTGAGGTTGAAGCGCAAAAGGCTTTGAAGGCCATGAATGGCAGG ATTGTTGATGGGAGGCTAATCTTTGTTGAAGTTGCCCATGCAAAATTGCCTGGAGAAGATGCTTCCTCCTCTTGA
- the LOC133791034 gene encoding glycine-rich RNA-binding protein 2, mitochondrial-like isoform X2, which yields MRGVYGGSRMWHTFTLTRNFCSRHFSSKLFIGGLSYDTNEPVLKAAFEQHGDILEVKVICDHKSGRSKGYGFVHFTSETAATTALQEMDGQILDGRNIRVQFAHKG from the exons atgagaGGCGTATATGGCGGAAGTCGGATGTGGCACACATTTACATTGACCAGAAATTTCTGCTCACGACACTTTTCTAGCAAACTGTTTATTGGAG GTCTTTCTTATGATACAAATGAACCTGTTTTAAAGGCTGCTTTTGAACAACATGGTGATATACTAGAAG TTAAAGTAATATGTGACCACAAGAGTGGAAGATCAAAAGGGTATGGATTTGTACACTTTACTTCTGAAACTGCAGCCACCACAGCACTTCAAGAAATGGATGGTCAG ATACTGGACGGCAGGAATATTCGGGTGCAATTTGCACACAAGGGATAA
- the LOC133791039 gene encoding probable histone H2B.1, which yields MAPKAEKKPAAEKKPAEEKKSTVAEKAPAEKKPKAGKKLPKEGAAAGDKKKKRTKKNVETYKIYIFKVLKQVHPDIGISSKAMGIMNSFINDIFEKLAQEASKLARYNKKPTITSREIQTAVRLVLPGELAKHAVSEGTKAVTKFTSS from the coding sequence ATGGCGCCAAAGGCAGAGAAGAAGCCCGCCGCTGAGAAGAAGCCAGCGGAGGAGAAGAAGTCTACCGTCGCCGAGAAGGCTCCAGCTGAGAAGAAGCCAAAGGCCGGAAAGAAACTCCCCAAGGAGGGCGCCGCCGCCGGcgacaagaagaagaagagaacgaAAAAGAATGTGGAAACTTACAAGATCTACATCTTCAAGGTTCTGAAGCAGGTTCACCCTGACATCGGTATCTCGAGTAAGGCCATGGGAATCATGAACAGCTTTATCAATGATATCTTTGAGAAGCTTGCCCAGGAGGCCTCAAAGCTCGCTAGGTACAACAAGAAGCCGACGATCACATCTCGGGAGATCCAGACAGCTGTGAGGCTTGTGCTCCCCGGGGAGCTGGCCAAGCACGCCGTTTCGGAAGGAACTAAGGCCGTGACCAAGTTTACCAGTTCTTAA
- the LOC133791034 gene encoding glycine-rich RNA-binding protein 2, mitochondrial-like isoform X1, translating to MRGVYGGSRMWHTFTLTRNFCSRHFSSKLFIGGLSYDTNEPVLKAAFEQHGDILEVKVICDHKSGRSKGYGFVHFTSETAATTALQEMDGQEEQRFGRVADCISLFNF from the exons atgagaGGCGTATATGGCGGAAGTCGGATGTGGCACACATTTACATTGACCAGAAATTTCTGCTCACGACACTTTTCTAGCAAACTGTTTATTGGAG GTCTTTCTTATGATACAAATGAACCTGTTTTAAAGGCTGCTTTTGAACAACATGGTGATATACTAGAAG TTAAAGTAATATGTGACCACAAGAGTGGAAGATCAAAAGGGTATGGATTTGTACACTTTACTTCTGAAACTGCAGCCACCACAGCACTTCAAGAAATGGATGGTCAG GAGGAACAAAGGTTTGGAAGGGTGGCAGATTGCATTTCTTTATTCAACTTTTGA